In a genomic window of Zingiber officinale cultivar Zhangliang chromosome 9B, Zo_v1.1, whole genome shotgun sequence:
- the LOC122025730 gene encoding UMP-CMP kinase 4-like isoform X4 — MIRNMMKEGQIVPPEVTIKLLLRAILESGNDKFLIDGFPRDEENRAAFESITNVEPDFVLFLDCPEEEMERRILARNQGRVDDSIQTMRKRFRVYMDSTVPVLDHYNSKAKLRKVDASRPIDKVFEDVKVIFAPFGAKANNSMRRSSIRMGMGHERVISLVERLCRATRDIIAYIFSKLRSFYPPACITRKALKST; from the exons ATGATTCGTAACATGATGAAGGAAGGACAAATTGTTCCCCCAGAAGTAACAATTAAGCTTTTACTAAGGGCCATTCTTGAGAGTGGAAATGATAAATTTCTTATTGATGGGTTTCCCAGAGATGAAGAGAATCGTGCAGCCTTTGAGAGTATT ACCAATGTGGAACCAGATTTTGTGCTATTTCTTGATTGTCCAGAGGAGGAGATGGAACGGCGTATTTTAGCTCGCAACCAG GGAAGAGTTGATGATAGCATCCAGACAATGAGGAAACGCTTTAGAGTTTATATGGATTCCACTGTCCCTGTACTTGATCATTACAACTCAAAAGCCAAATTGCGGAAG GTTGATGCTTCAAGGCCCATTGATAAGGTTTTTGAAGATGTGAAAGTTATTTTTGCTCCATTTGGTGCCAAG GCCAATAATAGCATGAGAAGATCAAGCATCCGTATGGGAATGGGACATGAAAGGGTGATTTCTCTTGTTGAAAG GTTATGTAGAGCCACAAGAGACATAATAGCTTATATATTCTCGAAGTTAAGATCATTCTACCCTCCTGCTTGCATTACGAGAAAAGCCTTGAAATCGACCTAA
- the LOC122024847 gene encoding probable indole-3-pyruvate monooxygenase YUCCA5 — protein MSQFSGHRQARRRTKWVNGALIVGAGPSGLAVGACLRQQGLPFVILERARCVASLWQTRTYDRLRLHLPKRFCSLPGLPFPGDFPEYPTRDQFVEYLEAYARRFELSPRFGEAVTAARFDATCGMWRVRTAAEAEVEYMCHWLVVATGENAECVVPAVEGMCDFGGRVIHSGEYKSGEAFSGERVLVVGCGNSGMELCLDLCLHGAFPAMVVRDSVHVLPREALGKSTFELAVQLMKWLPLRLVDRVLLAISWMKLGDVKKLGLNRPALGPFELKFMQGKTPVLDLGTLHKIKTGKIKVIPGIKKFLHGKVELVDGRILNVDSVIFATGYRSNIHEWLQGIDLIDKDGHPTREFPNGWKGSSGLYAVGFGRTGLSGISMDAAKVAEDIGRIWREETRQAKHIIACHRRCTSQN, from the exons ATGTCCCAGTTTTCCGGCCATCGCCAGGCGAGGAGGCGGACCAAGTGGGTGAACGGCGCGCTGATAGTCGGCGCCGGGCCGTCGGGGCTCGCCGTGGGCGCGTGCCTCCGGCAGCAGGGATTGCCGTTCGTCATCCTCGAGCGCGCCAGGTGCGTCGCCTCGCTGTGGCAGACGCGCACCTACGACCGCCTCCGGCTGCACCTCCCCAAGCGGTTCTGCAGCCTCCCGGGTCTCCCCTTCCCCGGCGACTTTCCGGAGTACCCCACCAGGGACCAGTTCGTGGAGTACCTCGAGGCCTACGCGCGGCGGTTCGAGCTCAGCCCGCGGTTCGGGGAGGCCGTCACGGCGGCGCGGTTCGACGCGACGTGCGGCATGTGGCGGGTGCGGACGGCGGCGGAGGCAGAGGTGGAGTATATGTGTCACTGGCTGGTGGTGGCGACGGGGGAGAACGCCGAGTGCGTGGTGCCGGCGGTGGAAGGGATGTGCGACTTCGGCGGCAGGGTGATCCACTCCGGCGAGTACAAGTCCGGCGAGGCATTTTCCGGGGAGAGAGTCCTGGTGGTGGGCTGCGGCAACTCCGGCATGGAGCTCTGCCTCGACCTCTGCCTCCACGGCGCTTTCCCCGCCATGGTCGTTCGTGACTCG GTTCATGTGCTACCAAGGGAGGCACTTGGGAAATCTACATTTGAGCTTGCCGTTCAACTAATGAAATGGCTTCCATTGAGGTTGGTCGATAGGGTCCTCTTGGCCATCTCATGGATGAAACTAGGGGATGTTAAAAAACTCGGcttgaaccgaccggctcttggTCCGTTCGAGCTCAAGTTTATGCAAGGGAAGACCCCGGTTCTAGACCTTGGCACCTTGCACAAGATTAAGACCGGCAAGATCAAGGTGATCCCCGGCATCAAGAAGTTCTTACATGGCAAGGTGGAGTTGGTTGACGGGCGAATCCTCAACGTAGACTCGGTCATCTTTGCGACTGGCTACCGTAGCAATATACACGAGTGGTTGCAG GGCATTGATTTGATCGACAAAGACGGTCATCCGACACGAGAGTTTCCGAACGGGTGGAAAGGGAGCTCGGGGCTTTATGCGGTCGGGTTCGGTAGGACAGGGCTCTCGGGTATCTCCATGGACGCTGCGAAGGTAGCAGAGGACATTGGGAGGATATGGAGAGAGGAAACAAGGCAGGCAAAGCACATCATTGCTTGCCACAGAAGGTGCACATCACAGAATTGA